The DNA region CGAGGAGCCGACGAAATCGAGGACGAACGGCGTGGCCGGGCGGGCGTAGATCGTGGGGGGCTCGGCGAGCTGCTCCACCCGGCCGGCGTGCACGACCGCCACCCGGTCGGACAGCACCAGCGCCTCGTCCTGGTCGTGCGTCACGAAGATGGCGGTCACGTCGAGCTCACGCAGCAGCTTGCCCAGCTCGATCTGCATGACTTCTCGGAGCTTCCTGTCCAGCGCGTTGAACGGCTCGTCGAGGAGGACCAGCGAGGGCTTGACCGCCAGGGCCCGGGCCACGGCTACCCGTTGCTGCTGGCCACCCGAGAGCGCCTGGATGGACCGTTCGGCCAGGTCGCTCAAGCGGACGAGGGCCAGGGCTTTCGCCACCTCCCGCCGGATGTCGGCGCGCGGCACGCCCCGGGCCTTGAGCCCGAACGCCACGTTCTCGGCCACGGTCAGGTGCGGGAAGAGGGCGTAGCTCTGAAAGACGACGCCGACGTTGCGTCGATGGGCCGGAAGGCCGGTCAGGTCGCGCCCGTCGAGCCGGATCTGGCCCGCATCCGGGCGGAGAAACCCGGCGATCACCCGAAGGAGCGTGGTCTTCCCGCATCCGGAGGGACCGAGGATGGAGAGCAGCTCCCCGCGCCCGGCGCTGAGGGTGATCCCGTTCAAGACCTCGACCGGGCCGAACTGCTTGGCGACGTCGATGACCGTGAGGTAGCCTTCCGCCGGA from Candidatus Methylomirabilota bacterium includes:
- a CDS encoding ABC transporter ATP-binding protein, which translates into the protein MPGPRAEPLARPVLEASPAEGYLTVIDVAKQFGPVEVLNGITLSAGRGELLSILGPSGCGKTTLLRVIAGFLRPDAGQIRLDGRDLTGLPAHRRNVGVVFQSYALFPHLTVAENVAFGLKARGVPRADIRREVAKALALVRLSDLAERSIQALSGGQQQRVAVARALAVKPSLVLLDEPFNALDRKLREVMQIELGKLLRELDVTAIFVTHDQDEALVLSDRVAVVHAGRVEQLAEPPTIYARPATPFVLDFVGSSLKLHGRVVAQAGGEIRVETASAPVTAPGAFAVGTRVMVAVRPERIEFGEPPDRRYNAATMTVSDVIFHGARIQVHFACAEGDRALAETSDPAGQSLAPGTRLTLRWPIAATLAYEVG